The Candidatus Poribacteria bacterium genome contains the following window.
AGATGCCGAACCGTGACCGGATCATGGCTCGCCAGTATCCATCCGTTTTCGCAGCTTGGCATAACATCATCAATCTACCGACGCTCTCATGGGACGAAAGATTAGTCTATCACGACCTGTATTTCTCTAACCCTATGTTCGGACTTCATTGGCGGTGGACTCCTACAAAAATGAAAATCTCTGGGAATTTTCGGACAGCAAAGCAACAGCGAGATACGATGCTCAAAGAGAATCCAAATATAATTTTTCTCGTCGGAATTTATCACTATGGTACACAAGATACATTCGTTCAGCAGGCTATTGAAGTTGCCAAATGTGGTATCTATGATGGTATCTTTTTAAATTGGTGGCAAGGCGATAGGGTTGATGCGAAAGTTGCTATACTGCAGAAAATTCGTGAAGTGGTTGGAGATGATTTTCTCATTATCGTCAACGGACTTCGCTCTAAAATTCCACACTTAGCACCCTATGTCAATGGCACATTCATGGAAACGAGACGATACCACCCACAGGGTTACACCCATACTGAACTTCAAGAGATTGAAAGTGCTTTGCTATGGTCAGAGAAAAATCTTCGATCTCCACAGATTAATTCCTTAGAGGGTTGGGGGCTCGCTGAGGAACCCTTAGATTCACCGCGTAACCAGCAATGGATGCGGGTTTTTACAACCTTGAGTTTAACGCATTCTGACGGTTATGTTTCGTATGTGACGGGGATTTCATCGTTAACCCACACACATCATCATCCCATTTGGGAAGGACATTCCGACGAACACGCACAAGGAAAACTACACGATCATACGCATCAGCACTACTGGTATGATTTCTGGGACACCGATCTCGGCCAGCCAGTAGGTGAAAAAGGGCAGCTCTACCGCGGTCGCGAGGGTTTATTCATCCGCGAGTTTGCCAACGGTTGGGCGGTCTATAACCGCAGTGGGAAAGCACAGCAGATCCAGTTGCCAATGCAAACCACCGGTGTCGCGAGTGGTATCACCAGCACATCACACCCACTCCCTGATTTAGATGGTGAGATTTACCTGAAGTAGGTCTCACCGCCCGTAGATGTCAATGAGATGGCACAGTGAATATCTTAGATTTAACGCAAGTTGCCACCTTTGTAGCGTACGCATTATGAACTTCTTCATGAAAAACACAGGTCTGCATACCTAAAATTTTGTAAGTATCAAGTTGGATTAGATTTGGTCGCCATCGCAAATAGTTTCTAACCCCAGAGAGACAAACGAATCCCTACATAGGAGGAGAATACGCCTTATGAAAATTAATGGATTTTTATTTACAATTATATTGACCGGACTGCTACTGATTACCACACTCGGAGACATCACACACGCCCAAGACGAAGAAGACTGGATGCCGGATCCCTACTTAGAGCGGGCGGTCCGTAAAAATTTAGGAATTCCCGACACAATACCGATACATCCCGCAGATATAGCGGAATTATCCCATCTACATCTAATAACAGAACACAATATTCAGCGTTTGAAAGGGCTCGAACATGCCGTGAACCTTAGGGACTTGATTATCGACAGAAGTGAAGTCTCAGATTTAGCACCCCTTGCAGGACTTGAGAATCTACAGGCCTTAAGGTTGAATTATAATCGCATCACGGATATTTCACCCCTTTCTGGGTTGGTGAACCTACAACGCTTGCAATTGCACAACAATCAAATTGTAGACATTTCACCGCTCGCAGGATTGATAGGGCTACGAGACTTACGAATGAAAAGCAATGAAGTTGTGGATATTACACCCCTTTCTGGGTTGGTGAACCTACGATACTTGGAATTACAGGGCAATCAGATTTCAGATATCACACCGCTTCAAGGGTTAGTGAACCTTGAGGTGTTGATCCTCGGAGGAAATCCGATTACCGATTTTACACCCATTTACGGGCTTGTCGAAGTCGCCGAAGTAACAATAGAGATCGGCGGGATACCTATAGACTTTGAAACACTTCAGAGACTGAATCCAATAGACCGTATTGTTTGCGATATAGAGAGAGAACCGATACGTCCTCGTATTGAAAACAGGACGTATCCGTCTATTTTTCAAGTAACATGTGCGTATATTATCAACCGTCCAGAACTTTCTTGGTTGGAGAGCATAGCATACGATCTATATTCCTGCGGGTTGTTCGGAGCGGAATTTTTTCAAGGTCCAGACGGCCTGGTTCTCAGGATCCGTGAGAAGAGTGGGGAAGCCGAAGGAATACGCAAACGGCGTCCAAATATACTTTTCCTTGCAAGTATAGGCTTTCATGGTGCAGGCGTAGACAAGTATCCAGAGGATTCGCCGTATTGGTTCAGAGATAAATCTGGAAATAGAATAATAGATCGCAGATGGGGGACTGTTGCTCTCCTGGACTTCAGGCATCCTGATGTTCAAAAACGGGTTATAGAGGAGGCACGTGAGCTTTCGAGATGTGGGATTTTTGACGGAATAGCCATAGATAAATGGGCATCGTCTGGACATGGAGATATGCCCCGAGAAGAACACGTTGCCGCAAAGGATCGCATGATACAAGGCATTCGTGATGCCGTCGATGATGATTTCTTGATACTGGTAACGACGGGGAACGATATTATACCGACGCGGCATCATGCGGAATATATCAATGGTTTTTTCATGGAAACGAGTGAAAATTATGAGGGCGGTTATACGCACGCAGGACTCTTTCACATCGAGAACACGCTGTCGTGGGCTGAAGAAAACCTTCGAGAACCTCAAATCAACTGTTTGGCAGGCAGGGGTGTTCGCAACGAACTGCTGGATTCTCCGAGAAATCTACAATGGATGCGTCTGTGGACGACAATGAGTCTGACACATTCTGACGGCTATGTCGTATTTACGATGGGTGCCAACCCTGGCCATCCCCCCCACCCTTTTGAATTTTGGCCAGGTCATGCGGATCTTCATGCACAGGGCATACGTCACAATCACCAAAACACCCACTACCACTATGACTTCTGGGATGCGGACTTGGGTCGCCCGGTCGGTGGTGATGAAACGAAAGCGCAGCTTTATGAGAATCGCGAGGGGTTGTTTATCCGAGAGTTCACTAACGGCTGGGCGGTCTATAATCGGAGTGGTGCAGCACAAGAGATAGAACTTCCGCAGGCGGTTTCCGGCTGGTCGAGTGGTGTAAAAGATAAACGTCGGCATACGTTGGCGGATTTGGACGGCGAGATTTATTTGAAAGTAGGAACGCCTCTTACTGTGGATGTCAATAATGATGGCGTTGTGAATATACAAGATCTGGTGATTGTGGCGAATGCGTTGGGGGAAACGGAACCGGATCTGAATGGTGATGGCATTGTCAATATCCAGGATTTGGTGATTGTCGCAAATGCGTTTTAAGAAAGGACATTAACGTATGACAATAAAAGAAAAAATGTGTAAATCATTGTGGTTTCAGTTGTTCCTCGCGTCCGTTGTGGGCATACTTTTCTATAATGCTTCCGTCCATACAGAAGATGCTGAGGACTGGATGCCGGATCCTGCGCTCCGCGAGGCTGTCCGTGAGAAACTCCGAATCCCTGATGGTATACCGATACATCCCGCAGATATGGCAGCATTAACAGTTCTGCTGGCAGAACGCGATATTCAGAGTTTAAAAGGACTCGAATATGCCATCAATCTTGAATTCTTGCATATCAGTAGGTGTGAAGTCTCAGAGTTAACACCGCTTGCAGGACTTGAGAATTTACAGGTCTTGAAGTTGTATAATAATCGCATCACGGATATTACACCCCTTTCTGGGTTGGTGAACCTACAACACTTGGGATTACAAAACAATCAGATTTCAGATATTACACCCCTTTCTGGGTTGGTAAACCTACGACACTTGAAAATACACGGCAATCAGATTTCAGATATTTCACCGCTCGCGGGGTTGGTAAACCTACAAGAATTGGAAGTGGGACACAATCAAGTTGTGGATGTTTCTCCGCTCGCAGGATTGATAGGGCTACGACACCTGAATTTAGAGCATAATCTTATCTCGGATTTGACACCCCTCGTGCCTCTAACGAATTTGGAAATCCTTTTGATATTTGGCAATCCTATTCCATTAGGAAACCAAGTCACGGTAGAAGTTCCACATCTGAAAGCAGCGGTCGCTGGTGCTATTTGTGAGATTCCAGTACCTTCCTATACAACTCCCGTGACAGAACGTATAAACACTCGCAACTACCCCTCTGCTTTCCTGTCGCATAAGAGAGCGGGCGACCCTGAACAATATCCAAGTACATTCGATCAGTTC
Protein-coding sequences here:
- a CDS encoding leucine-rich repeat domain-containing protein — its product is MKINGFLFTIILTGLLLITTLGDITHAQDEEDWMPDPYLERAVRKNLGIPDTIPIHPADIAELSHLHLITEHNIQRLKGLEHAVNLRDLIIDRSEVSDLAPLAGLENLQALRLNYNRITDISPLSGLVNLQRLQLHNNQIVDISPLAGLIGLRDLRMKSNEVVDITPLSGLVNLRYLELQGNQISDITPLQGLVNLEVLILGGNPITDFTPIYGLVEVAEVTIEIGGIPIDFETLQRLNPIDRIVCDIEREPIRPRIENRTYPSIFQVTCAYIINRPELSWLESIAYDLYSCGLFGAEFFQGPDGLVLRIREKSGEAEGIRKRRPNILFLASIGFHGAGVDKYPEDSPYWFRDKSGNRIIDRRWGTVALLDFRHPDVQKRVIEEARELSRCGIFDGIAIDKWASSGHGDMPREEHVAAKDRMIQGIRDAVDDDFLILVTTGNDIIPTRHHAEYINGFFMETSENYEGGYTHAGLFHIENTLSWAEENLREPQINCLAGRGVRNELLDSPRNLQWMRLWTTMSLTHSDGYVVFTMGANPGHPPHPFEFWPGHADLHAQGIRHNHQNTHYHYDFWDADLGRPVGGDETKAQLYENREGLFIREFTNGWAVYNRSGAAQEIELPQAVSGWSSGVKDKRRHTLADLDGEIYLKVGTPLTVDVNNDGVVNIQDLVIVANALGETEPDLNGDGIVNIQDLVIVANAF